A window from Candidatus Omnitrophota bacterium encodes these proteins:
- a CDS encoding NAD-binding protein has protein sequence MYILIVGAGKVGYFLAKRLYQGKHTVSIIDKDRQICEEIAKELEILVVNGDGCDPKILEEAGIQRADVVAAVTGDDEDNLVICQLAKEKFSIQRTVGRVNNPDNEHTFSELGIDVPVDSTKIIAKIIEEEVSFSDFVNLMSFKRGKLAIVRVDLPSDAPVINQQLKDINLPKDAVLVSIVRGEEVILPKGDTVLKAGDDVIALTLIGNEPQLLNLLAGKL, from the coding sequence ATGTATATTTTGATTGTCGGGGCAGGTAAAGTAGGTTATTTTTTGGCAAAGAGGCTTTATCAGGGCAAACACACGGTGAGTATTATTGACAAAGACCGTCAGATCTGCGAAGAGATCGCCAAAGAGCTTGAAATATTGGTAGTTAATGGCGACGGGTGCGACCCAAAAATACTGGAGGAGGCCGGAATTCAACGCGCTGATGTGGTGGCCGCAGTGACCGGCGATGATGAAGATAATCTGGTTATTTGCCAGTTGGCCAAAGAAAAATTTAGCATCCAGCGTACGGTCGGCCGGGTGAATAATCCCGATAATGAACATACTTTTAGCGAGTTAGGCATTGATGTTCCGGTTGACTCAACCAAAATTATCGCCAAGATTATTGAAGAAGAAGTCTCCTTCTCTGACTTTGTAAATCTAATGAGTTTTAAACGCGGCAAGCTGGCGATTGTGCGCGTTGACCTTCCCAGTGACGCCCCGGTTATTAATCAGCAGCTAAAAGATATTAATTTACCCAAGGACGCGGTATTGGTTTCTATTGTCAGGGGAGAAGAGGTAATCCTTCCAAAAGGAGATACTGTGCTTAAAGCCGGGGATGATGTTATCGCCCTGACTTTGATCGGCAACGAACCGCAGCTTTTAAATCTTTTAGCCGGGAAGCTTTAA
- a CDS encoding TrkA family potassium uptake protein yields the protein MHVIIVGCGRVGSELAKLLSGEGHDVVIIDKSRESFNRLGDTFNGLTMVGNGFDLALLRQVGIEKADAFCAVANGDNTNLISAQVAKKIFRVPKVFARIYDPQRAHIYAALGLDIISGTMLFSAMLRDKIIESRFSSYLIESKDLGVIEIEVKDSLVGKTIQDINIPGDFIVVALRRMQGVIIPEPKTVLKDKDVLMGVVKVSSLKEVREKFHLKGK from the coding sequence ATGCATGTAATCATTGTGGGCTGCGGCAGGGTAGGCTCAGAGCTGGCTAAACTTTTGTCCGGGGAAGGCCACGACGTGGTGATTATCGATAAATCGCGGGAATCTTTTAACCGCCTCGGGGATACTTTTAATGGCCTGACCATGGTCGGCAACGGTTTTGACTTAGCCCTTTTAAGGCAGGTCGGGATTGAGAAGGCGGATGCTTTTTGCGCGGTAGCCAACGGAGATAATACTAATTTAATCAGCGCTCAGGTAGCGAAAAAGATCTTCCGCGTGCCCAAGGTTTTTGCCCGCATTTATGACCCGCAGCGCGCGCATATTTACGCGGCCCTCGGTTTGGATATTATCAGCGGAACAATGTTATTTTCCGCCATGCTTAGGGATAAGATTATTGAAAGCAGGTTTTCCAGCTATTTAATCGAATCCAAGGATTTAGGGGTTATTGAAATTGAGGTAAAGGATAGTTTGGTAGGTAAAACCATTCAAGATATAAATATCCCGGGAGATTTTATCGTGGTTGCCCTGCGCAGGATGCAGGGGGTTATTATCCCTGAGCCAAAAACTGTTTTAAAAGATAAAGATGTCTTAATGGGTGTAGTCAAGGTCTCCAGCCTTAAAGAAGTCCGGGAAAAGTTTCACCTGAAGGGAAAATAG
- the rplT gene encoding 50S ribosomal protein L20, with translation MAKAKHSVATRKRKKKVLKQAKGFWGDRSKQYQQAKRVLMHALKYAYRDRRNKKREIRSLWIARINAACREVGITYSVFMSGLKKSKINLDRKILADLAVRDNHAFKKLVDIVKK, from the coding sequence ATGGCAAAGGCTAAACACAGTGTAGCAACGCGTAAAAGAAAAAAGAAGGTTCTAAAGCAAGCTAAGGGATTCTGGGGCGATCGCAGCAAACAATATCAGCAGGCAAAAAGAGTCCTGATGCACGCGCTTAAATATGCTTACCGGGACCGCCGGAATAAAAAACGGGAAATTCGCAGTCTCTGGATCGCGCGGATTAACGCGGCTTGCAGGGAGGTTGGGATTACTTATAGCGTATTTATGAGCGGGCTAAAGAAATCCAAAATTAACCTGGATCGTAAGATCCTGGCGGATTTAGCGGTAAGGGATAACCACGCTTTTAAAAAGCTGGTGGATATAGTTAAGAAATAG
- the rpmI gene encoding 50S ribosomal protein L35 — protein MGKLKTKRGVAKRFKLSKRGKVRYSAGGKSHLASSKKTKKIRNLKRRRTLSGKKEVRFIKSMLPYG, from the coding sequence ATGGGAAAATTAAAAACAAAAAGAGGAGTAGCCAAACGCTTTAAACTTAGCAAGAGAGGCAAAGTTAGATATTCAGCCGGTGGTAAAAGCCATCTGGCTTCATCTAAAAAAACAAAAAAGATCAGGAATTTAAAGAGGCGCAGGACGCTGAGCGGTAAAAAAGAGGTTAGGTTTATTAAATCCATGTTACCGTATGGATAG
- the infC gene encoding translation initiation factor IF-3 encodes MRINDRISSPQVRVIGHDGGQLGVMSVQRAIEIANQHELDLVEVAPAATPPVCRIIEFSKFKYDLEKKERESKKHQKQGRLKEIRLKPNIDEHDFETKVKQVVSFLKKKDKVRVNLFFRGRQMEHVDLGRNVLDKFIAATQGDGQVEKAPSLEGRIMSFVIAPK; translated from the coding sequence ATTCGGATTAATGACAGGATTAGTTCCCCGCAGGTCAGGGTCATCGGCCATGATGGGGGCCAATTAGGAGTAATGTCGGTGCAGAGGGCAATCGAGATTGCCAATCAACACGAACTGGATTTAGTCGAGGTTGCCCCCGCGGCTACTCCGCCGGTTTGCCGGATTATTGAATTCAGTAAATTTAAATATGACCTTGAGAAGAAGGAACGCGAGTCCAAAAAGCATCAAAAACAGGGGCGTTTAAAAGAAATCCGGCTTAAGCCCAATATCGATGAGCATGATTTCGAAACCAAGGTTAAGCAGGTGGTAAGTTTTTTGAAGAAAAAAGATAAAGTCAGAGTCAACCTTTTCTTCCGCGGCAGGCAGATGGAGCATGTGGATCTGGGAAGGAATGTTTTAGATAAATTTATCGCAGCAACACAGGGCGATGGACAGGTAGAGAAGGCGCCATCACTGGAAGGCAGAATTATGTCTTTTGTGATTGCCCCGAAATAA